From Gossypium raimondii isolate GPD5lz chromosome 11, ASM2569854v1, whole genome shotgun sequence:
GTCAATGAACAATAAAGTCAAATCATGAATAATGACAATATGTATAAATGTTCGAATGTTCCCtttaataaaagacaaaaaaattacTCAACAATACCAAATTTCAAGCGAATCTAGTCTTGTTTTCAAAGTAGAATATTTTCTTCTGATCGGTACTCAACCACCTCAAGCACTCATTATTTAACCTTCAAAGAACAATCCAAAGAAGAGGTGATGATTATTAATTGCACTTGCGAGGGAAGATATTGAAGAGGATATTGCTACAATCGAAGCCTTCACAAGCGGTAAGCGATTTAAAAGGTTTAAGAACCAAGACCATTCTTATAATAGAACTGGTCGAAGATGCCTTGATTACTTGTTTCCACAGTTTAGGTATTGAAAATTGTCaagatattattttgtttatacaGACCCTAatccttattttaattttatctagaTCTATGGTTGATCTATCGTAATTTGATACATTAAATTAAGCTCTTTAAGGCTTGATGATTTTTCTTAAAGAGCTTGTTCTCAAGTGTTTTCTAAatctttttaatactttttacaattcttataatttatattatatgttagttttattacattttcatgctttttaGAACCgaaatggaaattttatgttattagaAGTTTAATGGTTGATTTGACCTTGGTGATTTGAGCTATTCGAAATTGCAAATAATGAATgcctttgataattttaaaatttaactattcaaaatattaaaacttttatttgtttataagaTGGTGATTTTTCACGACAcgcttattattttatttatttacacacGATTTATTTATCTAATCAAGACAAACGATTTTGTTTTACAAGAATATATTTCCTACAACGAATACTCTAAATATGTCAAGAATTCTTAATATGTTCCTAACATGTCACCCATAGGTTATATTTTGTctgcttttattaaaaacattgatATTTATGCTGCAAGAATTTATAAACTCTGATAAAATGTTCGGAACATTTCAACCATAGGTCatcttttttcctcttttattgAACACAGTAATATTTATGTcgcaaaaatttataaatatttaggggtaatataatttttgatcTCTTAACTTGACAACTAGATCCATTTTGGTCCCAATTTAGATTtagtttagatttaattatgtGACTAATGTTACTGGAATAAGACCGAATTGAACGGATTAAGAATTGATCGATATAATAGTCCAAACAAAGGGATTGAATGATTGATTGGGAAACTACATGAAATTGGTAGAAATCGAAAAGAGGGACAAAATCGACAGTTGAACtagtttaatatgttttaaatttttataaatttttaattattgttggtgTTAGATTTGATTATTCAAATGATTTGATATAACGAGAtattttcttaaccaaattttgtaaaacttcGTGTTAAACCTTGgaaattattttcaagtaaTCTTCAAATTTAATGCTTAGAAATTTTACTAGTGTTAAAACCTTccaaaattcctttaaaatctaattttgataaaacttGGATTATGAtctaataatcttattaaataaCACACTTGATCTTTGACACAATGCACACAAAAGAAATGTTAcccaatgaataaaaataagtgCTTTCAGTTCAGTACATCACATTTACAAGTCTCTTCAATTTATAAAGAACTAATACTTGCTAACATGCTATatcaattattatcaatattcCCTTGAAATAAGCAAGATGGTTAGCATAAAGAATATCTTCAATCACCTCAGGATAAGCCTTGAATTTTCAAGATATACTTCCAAGTTTTACCCGATTCGATCTAATCCATCGAACTTGGGAAATTGATTGTTTCgatccaaatccaaatcaattttaaagatatgttGTTATGtgtagttttaatattaaagatgGATTGACTAACATCCAAAGTATAAGCAAAAATCAAAGCCCAAAgattttttgttgccaaaatttACTACTTAAACATGGTAAGTTTTTTGAGCAAGCAATCCCAGTTGATATTGATCCAAGTACGGCTAAAAACTACCTCAACAATATTGGtaataaattttgcaatataAAGATCAATAAGAGTAAAATGATAATGCATAATGAATAATAATAGGAACAAACTATTCAgactaataacaaaaatataaatttgacatATGATTACTCCATTATTTGAGATGTTTATTTATCGaattatcaaattgatgaatttaagCACCAAAATTAACATTGAACATGTTGGTGATTCATTCATTAGtcaataataatatgataacaTAACGATATAACACCATCTATAAGATAGTATgttcataatatttattatgtcACATAATATAtgatgtttttgaaaatgaattatatttttgtgacttaatatttgaaaatttataaaataactttttaaattgaaattaatttatttatgatatctATTTCACGAGGAACTCATCTCCAATGTCAGCTCAGCCTCCAATGCCTGCAATTTCTGGAagtctttgatttttcttttcagcTTTTTCGTTAGCTTCTTTCTTCTCATCTTCAGACGCTCTAAGCTTGCCACACTCTCTGCAGCATCTCTTTTGGTTGCCATCAACGATTCAACCATCACTCCTTTCTCCTCTATCTTATTGGCTAATCCAGTTTTCATCATCTTAAACTGAAGAATTTCTTTTGCTTTCTGCATTATTCAAAACCAGCAACAAACTATTTCACAATTAAACAAAATGTATGTTGAGAATGTAAATCTGTTATATTGGTATTTGTGCACAGTTAGTTAGGAATTTGTTAATAGTGTGTAATTAGCAATAGGATTAgttacattcttttgtatatataCCACACTATTTGTTCAAGTGAAAAAGCAGTTTTTCTCATTGAATGAATTCACTATTATTCaatcaattctttcaatttcattttcttaacaTGGTATCATGAGCCTAAGATCGGTTTTCCTCCGATCATTTTCGATctagatttttttattctttcattcctTCATTTTTTCTGTTACCCagattttttcattatttcatttctttcttgATGGCTAATCCTTCCTCAACCACCCTGCCGTTCAGTCACCCTCTCTATTTGTATCCTTCTGACATGCCAGGGATGGTTTTGGTTTCTCATCAGCTCACTGGTACTGACAACTATTGCGTTTGGAGCAGATCTATGCGTATCGCCCTCCTTGCCAAGAATAAGGTTGGTTTCATAGATGGTTCTTGCTCTCGCGATGGTTTCGATGTAGATCTAAAGCCTCATTGGGATCGGTGCAATGCTCTAGTCCTCTCTTGGATTCTCAACACTGTCACTAAGGAACTCTCTGCTGGGATCCTTTTTGCTTCCAATGCAGCCATTGTTTGGAAGGATCTTCAGGAAAGGTATGATAAGGCAGATGGTTATCGCATTTACTATCTTCATCGCGCTATCTCTACTCACACTCAGGGAACTTCTTCTGTTTCCACTTATTTCACTAAACTTCGATTACTCTGGGATGAATACGACATTCTTATTCCTTCCTCTACTTGTGATTGTGATCTCACTCGCAGATCTGCTCAACTTGAACAACAgcgtctttttcaatttttgatggGCTTAAATGAAACTTATTCTAATGTTCGATCCCAAGTTCTTTTGATGCAACCTTTACCCACTATTAATCAGGCTTACTCTTTTGTTATGCGTGATGAAACTCAACGTGAGCTTGCTTCTCCTCTACCTGTCTCTGAGCCTACTGCTCTTCTTAGTTAGCAATCACCAACTTCTTCAGCTCCCAAGAAGCGTTCTGATCTGATTTGTAGTTATTGCCAAAAAAGGCCACATCCGAGCAGAGTGTTATCGCCTCACTGGTTTTCCTGCTGACTTTGAGTTCACCAAGAAGAAATCACCAACTGCCAATCATGTTGTTGTTGATTCTTCTGATTCTCCTGATATGCCTGCCTCTTCATCATCAATCATTTCTGCTCCTACATTCACTTATGAACAATATCAACAGCTCTTGAACCTATTAAACAAGGAGCAATCTGTGCAACCTGTGGCTCACATGGCAGATATATCCCCTGCATCAAATCCAATTCACTGGATCCTTGATATTCGGGCTTCTAATCACATGACTTatgcttttaattctttaattcaaCCTGTTGCATATGCTAccaattcttttgttaaattgcCTACTGGTAACACTGCCACCATCACTCATATTGATAATCACAACCTTACACCTCATCACACCCTCAAAGATGTCATTTACATACCTTCCTTCAATTTTAACCTCATCTCCATTTCAAAACTCACAAAAGATCTTAACTGCTTTGTTTCCTTTTATCCTACATTTTGCATTTTGCAGGACCTTTGTAGTGGAATGATGATGGGGATTGGTAAAGAACAAGATGACCTCTATCTGCTTCTACCTCAACCTTCACCAACTCATACATCTCCAATTGTATCTTTTCCTGTAAAAACTTCAGATGTTACTTTACTATCTGTTTCTAAGCATGTTTATTATCCTTTGTGGCATGCTAGACTTGGTCACACTTCTCTTtcaaagatgaataaaataccTTTTTTACATAATGTTTCTACACATTCACATGATATTCAAACTTGCACTGTCTGTCCATTGGCAAAACAAACAAGACTGCCTTTCCCACAAAGTGATTCAAGGGAATCAACACCTTTCACCCTTATCCATATTGATCTTTGGGGTCCCTATAGAATATCAACTCATTCTGGCCATagatattttttaacaattgtTGATGACCACactcgaatgacatggatttatCTTTTGAAACTTAAGAGTGATGCCTTTCTTTACCTTAAACAATTCATTACATTAGCCAAAACATAGTTTTCTAGGTAGTTCGGGTTGTTCGAAGTGACAATGGTCATGAATTCTTCACAAAAGAAGGAACTCCATTTTTTCACTCACTTGGCATCATTCACCAATCCTCTTGTGTCAACACACCACAGTAAAATGGTGTGGCAGAACGCAAACACCGCCACCTTTTAGATATTGCAAGagcattaaaatttcattctcaaATACCAGTCAAGTTTTGGGGGGAATGTGTCTTAACTGCCTATTATTTGATCAATAGGTTACCCCCAACAGTGATTggattgaaaacaacttttgaaaTGTTATATCATAAGCCACCAAACCTTTCTCATCTCAAAACTTTTGGTTGTCTCTGTTATGCAACAGTCACCAATTATCATGACAAGTTTTTTCCAAAAGCAACACCATCTATCTTTATGGGATATTTTCAAGTACAAAAAGGGTATTTACTGTTCAAtcctatttcacaaaaatttttTGTAAGCCGAGATGTCATATTTCATGAGTCCATCTTTCCTTTTAAAACACCATCAAAAGATCAACCACTCTTTCCCTTGAATGTCAATGCATTTGGTTTCTTACATGATCCTGACTTTCTCCTTATAACCACCTCAATGtcatcaccaccaccaccttCCATCTCTACTTCTCCTGCACCACAACCACCACCATAATTACCCTCCAATCCTCCTAGAAGAAGCACCAGAACCACCAAACAACCTGCCTGGATGTAGGATACATTTGTCCTGCTTCATCcccttcatcatcatcttccactGCTGCACAAGGTTCGTATTCTATCTCTAACTTCATTACATATCATCATTTACCTTTACATACTAAATGCTTTGCTGCTTCCATCTCTCACATCCCTAAACCTAGAACCTACCAAGAGGCAATTAAACATGATTGTTGGAAAGCTACAATGCAACAGGAAATTAAAGCTTTAGAAGCAAACTCAACTTGAGAGGTTGTTCCACTCCCACCAGGC
This genomic window contains:
- the LOC128034735 gene encoding uncharacterized protein LOC128034735, with amino-acid sequence MEKFDQKYGCTPALLSLAWVLHQGDDVAPIPEGKRRNTRLAVREKLYKSSILKAKEILQFKMMKTGLANKIEEKGVMVESLMATKRDAAESVASLERLKMRRKKLTKKLKRKIKDFQKLQALEAELTLEMSSS